One Alphaproteobacteria bacterium DNA segment encodes these proteins:
- a CDS encoding Spy/CpxP family protein refolding chaperone, producing the protein MKKPILLALAGLALALPAFAQQPPAPPAGGPPPDRAQRGFERMCADADARIASRLAYVEAKVKPTTAQRSAWESFARDSRAASEPMKRLCDNPPAQAARNDAAAQLARRETFAQAMASSLAVLRPAVERFQAVLDDAQKSALAEALSPRRMMRRHH; encoded by the coding sequence ATGAAGAAGCCCATCCTCCTCGCTCTCGCCGGCCTCGCCTTGGCGCTGCCGGCTTTCGCCCAGCAACCGCCGGCACCGCCCGCCGGCGGTCCGCCGCCCGACCGCGCGCAGCGCGGGTTCGAACGTATGTGCGCCGATGCCGACGCGCGCATCGCCTCGCGCCTTGCCTATGTCGAAGCGAAAGTGAAGCCGACCACCGCACAACGTTCGGCGTGGGAAAGTTTCGCGCGCGACAGCCGTGCCGCGAGCGAGCCGATGAAGCGCTTGTGCGACAATCCGCCCGCACAGGCCGCGCGCAACGATGCGGCGGCGCAACTGGCGCGGCGCGAAACGTTCGCGCAAGCTATGGCATCGTCGCTCGCCGTGCTGCGCCCGGCGGTCGAACGCTTCCAGGCCGTGCTCGACGACGCGCAGAAATCGGCGCTGGCCGAAGCGCTGTCGCCGCGCCGGATGATGCGCCGTCACCACTAA
- a CDS encoding response regulator, with product MTQRTPHILVVDDDREIRRLVSRFLTENGFRTTEAKDVREAETALGAGKFELVVLDLMMPGEDGLSFARRLRAQDRIPIVMLTARGEETDRIVGLEIGADDYLPKPFNPRELLARVRAVLRRAGERQEPDVKARIFQFAGWTLDAARRELRRPDSALVPTTDAEIDLLIAFVERPQRTLSREQLLDLARGRQAQLFDRSIDVAVMRLRRKIEPDPAKPEIIRTVRNGGYLFAADVETRA from the coding sequence ATGACGCAACGCACGCCGCATATCCTCGTCGTCGACGACGATCGCGAAATCCGCCGACTCGTCTCGCGCTTCCTCACCGAGAACGGCTTCCGCACGACCGAAGCGAAGGACGTGCGCGAGGCCGAGACCGCGTTGGGTGCCGGAAAATTCGAACTCGTCGTTCTCGACTTGATGATGCCGGGCGAAGACGGCTTGTCCTTCGCGCGGCGCTTGCGCGCGCAAGACCGTATCCCGATCGTGATGCTGACCGCGCGCGGCGAGGAAACCGACCGCATCGTGGGCCTGGAGATCGGCGCCGACGATTATCTGCCCAAGCCCTTCAATCCGCGCGAGCTGCTGGCGCGCGTGCGCGCGGTCTTGCGCCGCGCGGGCGAACGCCAGGAGCCGGACGTCAAAGCGCGCATCTTCCAATTCGCGGGCTGGACGCTCGACGCCGCGCGGCGCGAACTTCGCCGGCCCGACAGCGCGCTGGTGCCCACGACCGACGCCGAGATCGATCTGCTGATCGCTTTCGTAGAACGTCCGCAACGCACGCTGTCGCGCGAACAATTGCTCGATCTCGCGCGCGGCCGTCAGGCGCAATTGTTCGACCGTTCGATCGACGTGGCGGTGATGCGCCTGCGCCGCAAGATCGAACCCGATCCCGCGAAGCCCGAGATCATCCGCACCGTGCGCAACGGTGGCTACTTGTTCGCCGCCGACGTCGAGACACGGGCGTGA
- a CDS encoding Hsp20 family protein: MSRLSMFNNPLLLGFDEFERTLDRIAKHGGDGYPPYNIEQIGENGLRITLAVAGFTTDDLVLSLEGNQLVVRGKQVDDGNRAFIHRGIAARQFQRSFVLADGIEVLGSSLDNGLLHIDLARPQPEAKARRIEIKSGAANAARRPTIDVSGKEG, from the coding sequence ATGTCGCGCCTGTCGATGTTCAATAATCCGCTGCTGCTCGGCTTCGACGAGTTCGAGCGCACGCTCGACCGCATCGCCAAGCATGGCGGCGACGGTTACCCGCCCTACAATATCGAACAGATCGGCGAGAACGGCCTGCGCATCACGCTGGCCGTCGCCGGGTTCACCACCGACGATCTCGTGCTGTCGCTCGAAGGCAATCAGCTCGTCGTGCGCGGCAAGCAGGTCGACGACGGCAACCGCGCCTTCATCCATCGCGGCATCGCGGCACGGCAATTCCAGCGCAGCTTCGTGCTCGCCGACGGAATCGAAGTGCTCGGCTCCTCGCTCGACAATGGCTTGCTGCATATCGATCTCGCGCGCCCGCAGCCGGAAGCCAAGGCGCGGCGCATCGAAATCAAAAGCGGGGCGGCCAATGCCGCGCGCCGCCCCACGATCGACGTTTCCGGTAAGGAGGGCTGA
- a CDS encoding DUF1150 family protein, with product MSDLSTLRALSPEAFAALGQQGIAYVRRTEEAGEQGPASIYAIHAAGGERIGAAPTRDLAFAAIRQHGLEPLDAH from the coding sequence ATGAGCGATCTTTCCACGTTGCGCGCCTTGTCGCCCGAGGCGTTCGCCGCCCTCGGCCAGCAAGGCATCGCCTATGTCCGGCGCACGGAAGAGGCGGGCGAGCAAGGCCCGGCGTCGATCTATGCGATCCACGCCGCCGGGGGCGAACGCATCGGTGCCGCGCCCACGCGCGATCTCGCCTTCGCGGCGATCCGCCAGCACGGGCTGGAGCCGCTCGACGCGCATTGA